The Gordonia terrae genome contains the following window.
CGGATGGTCGACGAGATCGTCGGGCGCTACGGCGATTTCACCGATCCGGAGACCGCGGCGCTGGTGAACTGGCTCGACGTCCAGCAGAAGCGCCACGTGGTCATCACCTTCGGCGGTGGAGTCAACGAGGTCATGCGCGACATGATCGCGACCGCCGGTCTCGGCCTCCCGCGAGCCAAGCGATGAGCGCGCCCGAACTCGCCCGCGACGGCGTCGCCGAAGACGAGGCGATCCGTGCCGCCGCGCAGGAGATCATCGACGCCGGCCCGAGCGCGCCGGTCACCGGTCGGGACCCGATCAACCAGCCCATGATCAACAACTGGGTCGAGGCGATGGGGGACACGAACCCCGTCTACACCGACGCCGACGCCGCCCGGGACGCCGGACATCCCGGCATCGTCGCGCCGCCCGCGATGGCGCAGGTGTGGACGATGCGCGGCCTCCACGGCGTGCGGACGGCGGATGACCCATTGGGCCGCGCGAGCGAACTCTTCGACGAGGCCGGCTTCACCTCGGTGGTGGCGACCAACTGCGACACCGTCTATCACCGCTACACCCGCCCGGGCGAAGAGGTCGCGCTGTCGGCCGAGCTCGTGGAGGTGGTGGGCCCGAAGAACACCGCCCTCGGTGAGGGCTGGTTCTTCACGACCAAGAACGTCTGGTCGGTCGGGGACGGCAGCGGGACGCGGGAGGTCGTCGCCGAGATGCGGTTCCGCATCCTCAAATTCCGGCCCGCGGCCAGGACCACGGCGACCGAGCAGGCGCCGGTTGCCGACGTACCTGCCGACCTGGACCCGGCGCGATTGCTGAAGCCCAGCGCATCCCGGGACACCGCCTTCTTCTGGGAGGGGGTGGCCGCGCATGAGCTGCGGATCCAGCGTGATGGCGACGGCGTGCTGCGTCACCCGCCCGTGCCTGCGACCTGGAAACCGCGTGCGGCCGACGGAACGGTCCCGCCGACGGAGTACGTGGTCGCGGCCGGTACCGGAACCATCTACAGCTACGTCGTCCACCGCGCGCCGAAGGTCCCCGGACGGCAGCTGCCGTTCGTGGTGGCGCTCGTCGAACTCGACGAAGGGGTTCGCATGCTCGGCGAACTCCGGGGCGTCGAACCGGACGAGGTGTCGATCGGCATGCGCGTGCGGGCAACCTATCTGGACTTCCCGGCCGACGAGGAGACCGGGGCCGACCCGTGGACACTGCACGCGTGGGAACCGGCCACGACGACGGAAGGTGCTCCGGCATGACGAGCGTTGCAGCTTACCCCGCGGCGGTCGGAACGACGCTGCCGCCGTTGACGATCGAGGCGACGCCGACGTTCGTGGTGGCGACTGCGCTGGCCACGCGCGACTTCCAAGACGTGCACCACGATCGCGATCTCGCACAGGCCAAGGGGTCCAAGGACATCTTCGTCAACATCCTCACCGACACCGGACTGGTGGAACGGTTCATCACCGACTGGGCCGGTCCGTCCGCCCGGATCGGCTCGATCGCACTGAAACTCGGCGTCCCCTGGTATGCCTACGACACCGTCACCTTCACCGGCGAGGTCACCGCCGTCGACGACGGGGTGATCACGGTCGCCGTGACCGGCACCAATTCGCTGGGCAAGCACGTCATCTCGACGGTCACACTCACGATCGGCGCGGCCGAGCCCGCCGCCGTGGGTTCGGGGTCGGAGCATCGAGGCCCGGCCGGTCGAGGGGAGGAACTCTGATGGGGTCACTGTCCGGCCAGGCGGTGATCGCCGGAATCGGCGCCACCGAGTTCTCCAAGGATTCCGGTCGCAGCGAGCTGCGGCTCGCCGCGGAGGCGGTGTCGGCGGCGATCGCCGACGCCGGTCTCACACCCGCCGACGTCGACGGTCTCGTCACCTTCACGATGGACACCAACAGCGAGATCTCCGTCGCGCGAGCAGTGGGTATCGGAGACCTGACGTACTTCTCGCGGATCCACTACGGCGGTGGTGCCGCGTGTGCCACGGTCCAGCAGGCCGCGATGGCGGTGGCCACCGGCGTCGCCGACGTCGTGGTGGCCTACCGTGCCTTCAACGAGCGATCCGGTCTGCGCTTCGGACAGGTGAATTCGGCGGTGGCGAACCAGGAGAACTCCTCGGGTACCGAGAACGCCTTCACCTACCCGCACGGTCTGTCCACCCCGGCCGCCTTCGTCGCGATGATCGCGCAGCGCTACATGCACGACTTCGGGTCCACCAGCGAGGATTTCGGGCGTATCGCCGTCGTCGACCGCAAGCATGCGGCGGTCAACCCGGACGCGTTCTTCTACGACAAGCCGATCACCCTGGAGGATCACCAGAACTCGCGCTACATCGCCGAACCCCTGCATCTGCTCGACTGCTGCCAGGAGTCCGACGGTGGCGTCGCACTCGTCATCGTGTCCCCGGAACGGGCGAAAGACCTGCCGCACAAGCCCGCCGTGATCGCCGCCGCCGCTGCCGGCAGTGCGGCCGACCAGTACATCATGACCAGCTACTACCGGGATGAGCTCGCCGGTCTGCCGGAGATGGGGCTCGTCGGCCGCCAGCTCTGGTCGCAGTCGGGGCTGCGTCCCGACGACATGGACATGGCGATCCTCTACGACCACTTCACCCCGTACACGCTCCTCCAACTCGAAGAGCTGGGGTTCTGCGGGCGCGGCGAGGCCAAGGACTTCGTCCGGGAGCCGGGAGCCCTCGAGGTCGGTGGCCGGTTGCCACTCAACACCCACGGCGGCCAGCTGGGCGAGGCCTACATCCACGGCATGAACGGGATCGCCGAAGGGGTCCGGCAGATCCGCGGGACCTCGGTCAACCAGGTCGAGAGCGCCGAGAAGGTCGTCGTCACGGCTGGGACCGGAGTTCCCACAAGCGGATTGGTGCTGACCGCATGAAGCGCACCGATTTGAGAACCCCAGACGACCCTTCGAGGCTCGTCGCTATCGCTCCTCGCACCTCAGGGAGCAGATGGTCGACCGCTATCGCTCCTCGCACCTCAGGGAGCAGATGGCGAACCCCCACCAACCCACTCCGTATGACCAAGGAGCGCGCACGATGAAGTTCAACCTCGCCGATGTCTTCGAGACCGTGGCCGACTCGGTACCCGAGCGGATCGCGCTCAGCTACCAGGGCAGGCAGATCAGCTACGCCGAACTCGACACCCTGTCGAACCAGGTGGCACATCTGTTCGCCGGGTCGGGGATCGGCGCGTTCGACAACGTCGCCCTGTTCCTGAAGAACAGCATCGAACACGTGACGAGCCTGTTGGGTCTGCTCAAGGTGCGTGCGGTTCCGGTCAACGTGAACTACCGCTACACCAACGCCGAACTGCAGTACATCTTCGACAACTCCGACTCCCGCGCGATCATCGTCGAACTGCCCGAGCACCAGCGCAGTGTCGCCGAACTCCTGGCCGAGATCCCCACCGTGCGCACGGTGTTCGTGATCGGCGAGATCGTCGAGGAGCTGGCGACGGCGGCCGCCGCACTCCCCGATGGACGCACCGTGGAGATCGTGTCCTTCGCCGACGCCGAGTCCAAGCCGGACGGCCGCGACTTCGAGCCGCGCAACGGCGAAGAGTTGTATCTGCTCTACACCGGCGGCACCACCGGGTACCCGAAGGGTGTCATGTGGCAGCACGACGACTTCTTCCGCAAGCCGCTTTCCGGCGGCAATCCGTACGGGGAGGCCCGCAAAGACCTCGACGAGATCGGCACGGCGGTCAAGGATTTCCCGCCCATCGCCTTCCTGCTCGCGGCGCCGCTCATGCACGGCGCGGCGTCGTACTCACTGTTCACCTTCTTCACCCTCGGCGGGCGACTGGTCATCCAGCGGGACTTCGATCCCGAGGCCATCGTCACCGAGATCGAGAAGGAGAAGGTGAACATCGTCCTCATCGTCGGCGACGCCATGGGCATGCCACTCGTCGAGGAACTCGAGAAGCGCAAGGATGCCGTCGACCTGTCGTCGATGTTCTCGATCACCTCCGGCGGTGCGATCTGGTCCCAGCACGTGCGCGATCGCATGCTCGCGGTGAAGCCGGACCTGGTGCTGCGGGACAACTTCGGCGCGTCGGAGTCGGGCAACGACGGCGAGATCATGATGGATGACAACGGCAACCTGAAGGTGCCGCCGACCGACCGGATGATGGTGGTCGACGAGCGGCACAACAAGATCGAGCCCGGCTCGGGGGAGGTCGGCTACATCGCGCGCATCGGCAACGTCCCGCTCGGTTACTACAAGGACGAGGAGAAGACGGCGAAGACCTTCCCGACGCTGGCCGACGGCACCCGGATCTCGATCCTGGGCGACATGGGCACCGTGGAGGCCGACGGGTCGATCGTGTTCCTCGGACGCGGTTCGCAGTGCATCAACACCGGTGGCGAGAAAGTCTACGCCGAGGAGGTCGAGGCGGTTCTGCACGCGCATCCGGCGATCGCCGACGCTCTCGTCGTCCCGGTCCCCGACGAGAAGTACGGGCAGCGTGTCGCCGCCGTGGTGAAGGTCGCCGACGGCGCCGTCGAACCGTCGCTCGAGACGATCCAGGACCACTGCCGCGAGACCCTGGCCCGCTACAAGGTCCCGCGGACCGTCGTCTTCGTCGACGAGGTCAAGCGCACCCCGGCGGGCAAGGCCGATTACCGCTGGGCCAAGGCCGCCGCCGCGGCCCAGGAGACCGCCCCGGTCTGATCAACCCTCGAGTGCGAGACGCACTCCGAGCCCGATCAACGCGACTCCGCCGATCGCTTCGACGCGACGGCGGAGTCGTGTGTTCTGGAGCCAGCCCGCGATGCGGCCGGCGGCGCCCACCAGTACGGTGAAGTACGCCGCGGTCAGCGCGATGTAGATGGCCCCCAGCCCGAGGGTCGTCCACCCCGTCGAGGACCCGTCCGGCACGAAGCCGGGCAGCAGGCTGATGAACAGGATGCCGATCTTCGGGTTGAGGATGTTGGTGAGCAGGCCGGCGGTGAAACCGGAGAACAGCAGTCCCGCCTTCCGGCCCGCGGGCGGCTCGACCACGTCCTGCGATGCTGCGAGATCGGGTGCGGCGCGCAGCAGCGCGCGGACCGAGCTGATACCCATCCACACGAGGTAGCAGGCCCCGACGATCTTGAGGATCTCGTAACCGGTCTCGCTGGCCTGCAACAATGCCGACAGGCCCAGGACGGCGGCGGTGACCCAGACCATCAGTCCGCACACGATGCCGGCGGCGGTCCGGAAGGCTTCGCCGCGTCCACCGCGGACCACTCCGCGCAGGACCACCAGGGTGTCCGGACCCGGCAGCAGCACGATCAGCGCCGCGGTGACGACGAAGGACAACAGTGCGGCGAGCATGAAGGTCATGGTAGGAACGCGCGCGCAGCTCGGTGTACGTGGGGCGGGTGGCTCCCACTGCTGGCCGAGCAGCGTCGACCGAGCGCAGCGAGGCCGCCGCGTCCCGTTCTGCTGGCCGAGCAGCGTCGACCGAGCGCAGCGAGGCCGCCGCGTCCGTCGAGGTCACCTGGGTCAAGCCACAGACGTCAGCCGCAGCACCGCCCACAGTGCGACCACCGCGACGACGAGCGTGGCGGGAACGGTGAGTGCGCCGAGGCGTAGGTACTCGCGGGAGGTCGGGGAGCCCCTGCCCCCGCCCGTGCTGTCGCGGCGCATGATGTCGCGCCACAGCAGATTGGCCAGCGACCCGAAGTAGGCGAGGTTGGGTCCGAGGTTGACGCCGAGAAGCATCGCCAGGACCAGGCCGGGGTCGTGGGCGACCAGCGGGATGAGCAGCAGGGTCGCGGGCAGGTTGTTGACCAGGTTGGCGAGGACGGCGGCCAGTGCGGCGACCGCGAGCAGTGCCAGGAGTGTGGACTCGCCCGGGATGAGTCCGCCGATCCAGTCGCCGATCGGGCCGGTCCGGACCGGGAGGATGACCACACCGAGCACGGCGACGAACCCCAGGAACGGGATGTTCAACGCGGTGGCCGTGTTTCGCAGCGTGGGCAGCGGGGCGTCGAGCAGCCGCGGCACCGTGAAGGCGGCCGCGCCCACGCCGGCCACCGCGGCCAGCGGCACGCCCAACGGTTCGGTCACGACGAACGCGACCAGTAGCAGACCGAGCATCACCAGCATCAGGGTGGGGCGGGGCGGATCCTCGACCGCGGGTTGCTCGTCAGCCGGCGAACCCGGCGCCCTGCGCGCAAGCGAGTCGGCGAAGTACAGGCGGAAGATCAGATACTCGACGACTATCGCGGCCACCCACGGCGCCAGCATCACGCCGGTGAAGCCGAGGAAACTCAGCCCGGTGGCGGAGAACGCCAAGAGGTTGGTCAGATTCGACACCGGCATGAGGGTCGAGGCGGTGTTGGCCAGGTGCGCGTTGGCGAATGCCACCGGGGTGACCCGCGCGCCGATGCGTCGTGCGGTGGCGACGGCGACCGGGGTGAGCAACACGATCGTGGTGTCGAGGCTGAGGACCGCGGTGGTCGCCGCAGCGGCGAGAAAGACGATGCGTAACAACCGATGTGGTGAGGATCGGCTCCAGTGGGCCAGGATTGACCCGATCCAGGTGAAGACGCCGGCTCGGGCGCTGGCATCCGCGATCACCAGCATCGCGGCCAGGAATCCGATGGTCGGGGCCATCGTCGTGATCTCGTCGGCGGCGTCCCGAACGTCGACGAGACCGAGAGCTATCAGCAGCCCGGCGATCGGAGCCGCCACGACAACGGCCGGAAGTCGCTGGGCGACAACGGTGGCGACGATCACCACCAGCAGGCCGACGACGCCGACCACGGTGCCGGCGACGCTGTCCGCGGTGAGTACCACCGGGACAGGCTACGTCACTCAGTCGCGGGCGTAGGTGTCGTCGCGTTCGGGTTCGGAATCGGGGTCGCGCAGCTCTTCGTCGGCAGCGGTCACCTCGACCACGCGTCGCGGCGTCAGCCACAGTAAGGCCACCGAGCTGGCGAGCATGATCCCGCCGAGGACCAGGCACGCAGTCTCGAACGGCACGTAGAACGCCTCTTGACTGCCGTCGGCGATCTTCTCGGCGAGTGCTGCGGCCTGGCCCGACAACCTGTCGACCACCACGCTGGCCTCGGCCAGTGAGCGTTCGATGAGCGTCCCGGCCTGGTCGGCCTCGGCGATCATGGCCTGACCGCCCGCCGTGTCGCCCGCGGCGATCCGCTGTTGACCGGCCGCGGCGAGCTCATCGCGGGCCAGCTGCGCGGTCTCGCCGATCCGCGACTGGTACCCCGCGGCGACGATGCTGCCCGCGATGGCGATCCCGATCGCGGCGCCGATCTCACGGGCCGTGTCGTTGACGGCCGACCCCACACCCTGATTGTCGAGCGGGGTGTTGGACATGATGGCCGTGGTCGCCGGTGCGGAGGCCAGACCGATGCCGACCGCGATGACCGCGACCACGCCCGCGAGCGCCCAGTACGACTCATACCTGAACAGGCCCAGGAGCAGCAGACCGATCCCCGACAGCAGCGCGCCGCCCGCGATCACGAATTTCAGCGAGTGGAGCCGTACCGCCAGCCAATTGGCGATCAGCGTCGTGATCCCCACACCCACGACGAACGGCATCAGGGCCAGTGCTGATTGCAGCGGCGTGTACCCGAAGACCAGCTGGAGCAGCTGCAGCAGCAGGAAGAACATGCCGAACGATGCGAGGAACTGGACGGCGACGGACAGGGCCCCGGACCCGAACGCCCGGTTCGCCAGCAATCGGACGTCGAACAGCGGTGACGCCGAACGGAGTTCCACGACGACGAAGGCAACCGCCAGCAACACGCCGCCGATGATGCAACCGAGGACGATGATGTCGGCCCACCCCCGGTGGGGCGCTTCGAGCAGTCCGAGGACGATGCCCGTGATGGCCAGGACCGAACACACGGTGCCGGGGATGTCGAACCGCCCGGGATCGGTGTCCTTCGACGTTCCGATCGTCAGGCACAGCGCCGCCGCGACTCCCGAGGACGCGGCGAAGGTGATGAAGATCGAGTGCCACGAGAAGAACTCGAGGAGAATGCCGGTCACGAGGAATCCGGCGATGGCGCCACCACCGGCGATGGCCGACCAGATGCTGATCCCGACGGCTCGCTTGTTCTCCGGCATGCCGGAAGTGATGAGCGACAGCGTCGTCGGCATGATGAGCGCGGCCGCGGCACCGGCGACGCATCGCGCGAGGATCAGTTGGGTCGGGGTGTCGACCCAGATCGCGATGAGGGACGCCAGGCCGAACAGCAGCAGTCCCACGATGAGGACTTCCCGACGTCCCAGCCGATCACCGATCGCGCCCGCCGGGAGCAGGAGCGCCGCGAGCGCCAGGGTGTATCCGTCGACGATCCAGGTCATCTGTCCGGCGTCGGCGCCGGTGTCGATGGCGATGTCGGGCAGGGCCGTGTTGAGGGCCGCCATCGCGGCCACGACCATGCTGACCGACAGACAGGCGACGAGGACGAGCCAGGCAGATCGAGCGTCGAGGCGGATGGCGGACGGTAATCTCATTCGGCGTCCTGCGCTTTCGGGGTCTGCATGCGGCGACACGTGGTCGGCCGGCACCGACACTGTGTTGCGATTTCGTTATCGCGACACGCTATGTGGGCGCCGACGCTACACGAGTAACTTGTGACACATTTATCACTGCAGTATCGATACCGGGCGAACGTGAGACCGCGCCGGTCCCCGTTGGCCCCGGACAACCGAAAGTGGTGACAGGTCATGGCCTCACCCCGAATCGCACGAACCCCCGCCGCTGCTACTCCCGCCGTCGCGACCCCGGTCGCATCGCCCGACGTCGCCCCGAACGGGACCGAGATCTCGCCCGCCCGCGTCCATGTGTGGCGTGTGCTGTCGATGCTCGCCGCACTGATCGGCATCGTCGTGGCCCTCGTGGCCATCGCGTCGTCAGCGGTCTGACCCGACTCCGTCGGAGTGGCGTCCCGGCCGCCGACGACGCGCGTACCGACGCCTAGGCGGCGTGCCGCTCGATGGCGGCACCCAGACGCGGCAGTGCCGCGATCACGTACTTCTTTCCCTTGCCGCGCAGCGAGTTGTACGCCTTCGCGAGTGCGGGCTTGGCCGTCTCCGCCTGCTCGTCGGTGACCGAGAGCAAGGCCTCGGCCGCGGCATCGCTGTTGGCCGAGAGGTGATCGCCGAAGGCGACACCGGCGGGCTTGGAATCCCAGAACGGCGCCAGCGCCTTCAGGAAGTCCTCGGCCATCTGATCGGTGGCGCTGTGCACGACACCGGGCTTCACCTTCTGTACCGCGGAGTAGGCGGTCTTCACAGCAGCGCCGCTCAGACCCGACTGGTCGGCCACCTCGGCGTCGATGACACCGACGAGGTCGGTCACCAATGCACTGCGGTTGTCGGCGAGTAGGGGCGTCAGCGAATCGCTCATGGGCGTCTCCTCGGGGATATGCGACGTGGAACCTGCGGGCCGCCTCGCGGTCCGCGTGTGTAGCGTACTGGCCCCTCGAGACATCGTCTCCGGGCCGCGGCCGAGCCGTCGCGACGGCGGGGCTATCGGCGACGTTCGCAGACCACATTGCCGAGGGCCTTCGCGCCGTCGCGTTCGACGACGGTCGCGGTGGCCAGCAGCCGGGAACCGTCTTCCCAGATCTCGACCGCGAGGGTCTCGCCCGGGAACACCACGCCGGCGAACGAAGCCGAGTAGTCGGCGACCGCGGTCACGTCGCCGCCGAGGACCTCGTCGACGATCGCGCGGCAGACCGTGCCGTAGGTGCACAGGCCGTGCAGGATCGGCCGGGGAAAGCCCGCGCGGGTGGCGAATTCGGGGTCGGAGTGCAGCGGATTGCGGTCTCCGCACAACCGGTAGAGCAGTGCCTGCTGGGGGAGCGTCGCCACGGTCAGCCGATGATCGGGAGCGCGGTCGGGATAGTCGACCTTGGCCGACGACCCGCGCTCGCCCCCGAAACCGCCCTCGCCCTTGGCGAAGATGGACGAGCGAGAGGTCCACAGCGTCTGACCCTCGTCGTCGGCGGTCACCGACTCCTGCACGATGACGGCAGCCGAACCCTTGTCCTGGATCTCGGCGATCCGGGTGCGGGTGGTCGCCTTGCCGGCGGCCGGGAGCGGCCGGTACGCGGTCACCTGCTGGCTGCCGTGGACGACCTTCGCGAGGTCGATGTCGATGCCGGGGAACGAGACCTTCGGGGGTTCGGTGGTGTGGAACCCGGCGGCGACCGTGGCGAAGGTGGGCAGCACCTTCGGCGTGGCGTCGTGGATGTACTCGAGCCCGGTGGTGTCCATCGGGTCCGAGGCGGCACCCACCGCGAGGTTGTAGAGGGCGGCGTCCGACGCCGACCATTCGAAGCTCACCTCGGGCAGTTCGGCACCGAGGGCGACGGAGGGATCGATCGGCATGGGTCAGACTCCTGTGGTCGCGGTGGCCTTGGCGGCGATGTCGTCGGCTGCGAGATAACCGAAGACCATCGCGGGTCCGATGGTCGCTCCCGGGCCGGCGTAGGTGTGTCCCATGACCGGCGCGCTGGTGTTGCCCGCCGCGTACAGACCTTCGATGACCGAACCGTCCGCTCGCAGTGCCCGACCCGAGGCATCCGCGTTGATCCCGCCCTTGGTGCCGAGGTCGCCGGGCACCATCTTGACCGCGTAGAACGGGCCCTTGCTGACCTCGCCGAGGCTCGGGTTGGGCTTGTTGGTGATGTCTCCGTAGTAATGGTCGTAACCGCTTGTGCCACGGCCGAAGTCCTCGTCGACACCCGTGCGGGCGAAGCCGTTGAACCGCTCGGTGGTCGCGGTGAGTGCGTCGGCCGGCACGCCGATCTTCTCGGCGAGTTCGGCGATGCTGTCGGCCTTCACGACGACGCCTGACTCGAACCACTTCTTGGGCAACGGCTGTCGCGCGTTGATGCCGGCGAAGAGGTAGCGGTTGCGGCAACGCTGGTCGAAGACGAGCCACGACGGCACGTTCTCGCCGGGACCCTCGCCCTGGCCGAACTCGCCGCCGTACATCTGGTGCACCGCTTCGACATACGGCAGGGATTCGTTCATGTAACGCTTGCCGCGCATGTTCACCATGAAGGTGCCCGGTACCGCCCGCTCCGACAGCGCGAACCACGGACCGCGCGGCAGCGGGATCGTCGGACCCCACCAGGCGTCGTCCATGAGCGACACCGCGGCGCCGATCTTGAGTCCGGCGTTGATGCCGTCGCCGGTGTTGCTGGGGGCGCCGGTGGTCCACTCGGAACCGATGGGGTCGCGCTGGTACTTCTTGCGCATCTCGTCGTTGTGCTCGAACCCGCCGCAGGCGAGGATCACGCCGTGACGGGCCCGGATCTCGACGCGCTTGCCCTCGGATTCGGCGATCACGCCGACAACGCGGCCGTCTTCGGTGATGAGGTCGGCCAGGCCGGTGTTCAACCGCACCGGGACGCCCGCCTCGCGGACGCCGAGGAGGAGTTCGGCTGCGAGAGCTGCGCCCATGGCGATCAGCTTCTTGCCGCGGCTGCGCGCCCAGAAGAACCGGCTGCCGACCTTTGCCATCCGCAGCGGACCGCGCCAATGCCGCAGGCCGGTGTTCAGCCAGCGGTAGTCCGACTGCAGGACCACCATGTTCAGCGGCGCCTTGGTGTACTGCGGGTGCAGGGTCTTCAGGTCGTCCCCGAGCAGGCGCGCGTCGAACGGGCGCGGCTCGATCGACCGTCCGGCGAGCCGGCCGCCGGGTGCCTCCGGGTAGTAGTCGGAGTAGTTCTTCACCCACTCGAGATCGAGCGGGGAGTGCGCCATCAGGAAGTCCAGCGCCTCGGGGCCGCGGTCGATGTAGGCGTCGATGCGTTCGGCCGGCGCGTGTTCGCCGATGATCGCGTGCACGTACTCGCGCGCCTTGTCCGGGGTGTCGACCACGCCGTCACGCCGCAGCACCGAGTTGTTCGGGATCCAGACCCCGCCGCCCGACCGCGACGTCGAGCCGCCCCAATAGGGCGATTTCTCGATCAGGACCGTCGACAGGCCCTTCTGAGCTGCGGTGATCGCCGCGCTCAGGCCCGCACCGCCGGCCCCGACGACGACGACGTCGAAGGTCTCGGGTCCAGGGGTCTCGGGTTGGGTACTGGTCTGTTCTGGTTCGGTCGAGCCGGCCATTGGGTCCCCTTCGTGCGCGCAGCTGGAACGTGTTCTACCTGAATTAGAACACGTTACAGAAATCCGACGCCAGGGGTGGTGCCGGACGGGGTGACGCCCAACCTCCCGGTGTGTGGGATCCGGGATGGCCCACCCCGGCATCGCGGTGAGTGGATGGGTGTCCAGCGAAGGAGAATGACATGAGTGATCCGACCTTGATGCCGGTCTCGGCAGCCGATGTCCAGTGGACCTATGAAGCCGACGTCGTGGTGGCCGGGTTGGGTGTGGCCGGTGCAGCTGCGGCTATCGAGGCCGCCCGCGCAGGTGCCGAGGTCGTGGCGCTCGAGCGGCTCGGCGGAGGTGGTGGCGCTGCCGCGATGTCGGGCGGGTTCATCTATCTGGGTGGCGGGACCGCGTTGC
Protein-coding sequences here:
- a CDS encoding lipid-transfer protein; this translates as MGSLSGQAVIAGIGATEFSKDSGRSELRLAAEAVSAAIADAGLTPADVDGLVTFTMDTNSEISVARAVGIGDLTYFSRIHYGGGAACATVQQAAMAVATGVADVVVAYRAFNERSGLRFGQVNSAVANQENSSGTENAFTYPHGLSTPAAFVAMIAQRYMHDFGSTSEDFGRIAVVDRKHAAVNPDAFFYDKPITLEDHQNSRYIAEPLHLLDCCQESDGGVALVIVSPERAKDLPHKPAVIAAAAAGSAADQYIMTSYYRDELAGLPEMGLVGRQLWSQSGLRPDDMDMAILYDHFTPYTLLQLEELGFCGRGEAKDFVREPGALEVGGRLPLNTHGGQLGEAYIHGMNGIAEGVRQIRGTSVNQVESAEKVVVTAGTGVPTSGLVLTA
- a CDS encoding SLC13 family permease → MVLTADSVAGTVVGVVGLLVVIVATVVAQRLPAVVVAAPIAGLLIALGLVDVRDAADEITTMAPTIGFLAAMLVIADASARAGVFTWIGSILAHWSRSSPHRLLRIVFLAAAATTAVLSLDTTIVLLTPVAVATARRIGARVTPVAFANAHLANTASTLMPVSNLTNLLAFSATGLSFLGFTGVMLAPWVAAIVVEYLIFRLYFADSLARRAPGSPADEQPAVEDPPRPTLMLVMLGLLLVAFVVTEPLGVPLAAVAGVGAAAFTVPRLLDAPLPTLRNTATALNIPFLGFVAVLGVVILPVRTGPIGDWIGGLIPGESTLLALLAVAALAAVLANLVNNLPATLLLIPLVAHDPGLVLAMLLGVNLGPNLAYFGSLANLLWRDIMRRDSTGGGRGSPTSREYLRLGALTVPATLVVAVVALWAVLRLTSVA
- a CDS encoding MFS transporter: MRLPSAIRLDARSAWLVLVACLSVSMVVAAMAALNTALPDIAIDTGADAGQMTWIVDGYTLALAALLLPAGAIGDRLGRREVLIVGLLLFGLASLIAIWVDTPTQLILARCVAGAAAALIMPTTLSLITSGMPENKRAVGISIWSAIAGGGAIAGFLVTGILLEFFSWHSIFITFAASSGVAAALCLTIGTSKDTDPGRFDIPGTVCSVLAITGIVLGLLEAPHRGWADIIVLGCIIGGVLLAVAFVVVELRSASPLFDVRLLANRAFGSGALSVAVQFLASFGMFFLLLQLLQLVFGYTPLQSALALMPFVVGVGITTLIANWLAVRLHSLKFVIAGGALLSGIGLLLLGLFRYESYWALAGVVAVIAVGIGLASAPATTAIMSNTPLDNQGVGSAVNDTAREIGAAIGIAIAGSIVAAGYQSRIGETAQLARDELAAAGQQRIAAGDTAGGQAMIAEADQAGTLIERSLAEASVVVDRLSGQAAALAEKIADGSQEAFYVPFETACLVLGGIMLASSVALLWLTPRRVVEVTAADEELRDPDSEPERDDTYARD
- a CDS encoding bifunctional MaoC family dehydratase N-terminal/OB-fold nucleic acid binding domain-containing protein, whose amino-acid sequence is MSAPELARDGVAEDEAIRAAAQEIIDAGPSAPVTGRDPINQPMINNWVEAMGDTNPVYTDADAARDAGHPGIVAPPAMAQVWTMRGLHGVRTADDPLGRASELFDEAGFTSVVATNCDTVYHRYTRPGEEVALSAELVEVVGPKNTALGEGWFFTTKNVWSVGDGSGTREVVAEMRFRILKFRPAARTTATEQAPVADVPADLDPARLLKPSASRDTAFFWEGVAAHELRIQRDGDGVLRHPPVPATWKPRAADGTVPPTEYVVAAGTGTIYSYVVHRAPKVPGRQLPFVVALVELDEGVRMLGELRGVEPDEVSIGMRVRATYLDFPADEETGADPWTLHAWEPATTTEGAPA
- a CDS encoding DUF6918 family protein yields the protein MSDSLTPLLADNRSALVTDLVGVIDAEVADQSGLSGAAVKTAYSAVQKVKPGVVHSATDQMAEDFLKALAPFWDSKPAGVAFGDHLSANSDAAAEALLSVTDEQAETAKPALAKAYNSLRGKGKKYVIAALPRLGAAIERHAA
- a CDS encoding LysE family translocator — protein: MLAALLSFVVTAALIVLLPGPDTLVVLRGVVRGGRGEAFRTAAGIVCGLMVWVTAAVLGLSALLQASETGYEILKIVGACYLVWMGISSVRALLRAAPDLAASQDVVEPPAGRKAGLLFSGFTAGLLTNILNPKIGILFISLLPGFVPDGSSTGWTTLGLGAIYIALTAAYFTVLVGAAGRIAGWLQNTRLRRRVEAIGGVALIGLGVRLALEG
- a CDS encoding acyl-CoA synthetase, which gives rise to MKFNLADVFETVADSVPERIALSYQGRQISYAELDTLSNQVAHLFAGSGIGAFDNVALFLKNSIEHVTSLLGLLKVRAVPVNVNYRYTNAELQYIFDNSDSRAIIVELPEHQRSVAELLAEIPTVRTVFVIGEIVEELATAAAALPDGRTVEIVSFADAESKPDGRDFEPRNGEELYLLYTGGTTGYPKGVMWQHDDFFRKPLSGGNPYGEARKDLDEIGTAVKDFPPIAFLLAAPLMHGAASYSLFTFFTLGGRLVIQRDFDPEAIVTEIEKEKVNIVLIVGDAMGMPLVEELEKRKDAVDLSSMFSITSGGAIWSQHVRDRMLAVKPDLVLRDNFGASESGNDGEIMMDDNGNLKVPPTDRMMVVDERHNKIEPGSGEVGYIARIGNVPLGYYKDEEKTAKTFPTLADGTRISILGDMGTVEADGSIVFLGRGSQCINTGGEKVYAEEVEAVLHAHPAIADALVVPVPDEKYGQRVAAVVKVADGAVEPSLETIQDHCRETLARYKVPRTVVFVDEVKRTPAGKADYRWAKAAAAAQETAPV
- a CDS encoding MaoC family dehydratase, giving the protein MTSVAAYPAAVGTTLPPLTIEATPTFVVATALATRDFQDVHHDRDLAQAKGSKDIFVNILTDTGLVERFITDWAGPSARIGSIALKLGVPWYAYDTVTFTGEVTAVDDGVITVAVTGTNSLGKHVISTVTLTIGAAEPAAVGSGSEHRGPAGRGEEL